The Kosakonia sacchari SP1 genome includes a window with the following:
- the tssG gene encoding type VI secretion system baseplate subunit TssG, with product MTETLSNAPVITRASALPEAFWQNVMATPWRYDLFTLLRHVDARGGERYPLGRAPLPRFEPLRIGQTPSLGFAPSTLSSVRQRENSSLYDVSILSFGLFGPNGPLPVHLTEYASERIAHHQDDSLSAFADLFHHRLALLFYRAWADAQPTVSLDRQDNKRFEQYIASLIGMGQPGQLEKGSLSPHARFALAGHLTRNGRDPEGLAKILRSYFNVPVTIVENVPQWMPLSERERARLQGGRHAPRLGQSAFLGEAVRDVCHKFRIEIGPLPVDTYRRFMPGEKYVAALRDWVRQYLGIEYQWAVKVILRSEDVAGATLGGAGRLGYSAWLGAQPRPQARGDLVFSPEG from the coding sequence ATGACCGAAACGCTGAGCAACGCGCCGGTCATTACGCGCGCCAGTGCGCTGCCGGAGGCGTTCTGGCAAAACGTGATGGCAACGCCGTGGCGCTACGATCTGTTTACGCTGCTGCGCCACGTTGATGCGCGTGGCGGTGAGCGTTACCCGCTGGGTCGCGCGCCGCTGCCGCGTTTCGAGCCGTTGCGCATCGGGCAAACACCCTCTCTTGGCTTTGCACCGTCGACACTGTCAAGCGTGCGCCAGCGCGAAAACTCGTCGCTGTATGACGTCTCGATTCTGAGTTTTGGCCTGTTTGGCCCCAACGGCCCGCTGCCGGTTCACCTGACTGAATATGCCAGCGAGCGTATTGCGCACCACCAGGATGACAGCCTGAGCGCCTTCGCCGATCTCTTTCATCACCGCCTGGCGCTGCTGTTTTATCGCGCCTGGGCCGATGCGCAGCCGACCGTTTCACTGGATCGCCAGGATAACAAACGTTTTGAGCAGTACATCGCCTCGCTGATCGGCATGGGCCAGCCAGGACAACTGGAAAAAGGCAGTTTAAGCCCGCACGCGCGCTTTGCTCTGGCCGGGCATCTGACCCGTAACGGACGCGACCCGGAAGGACTGGCGAAGATCCTGCGCAGCTATTTCAACGTGCCGGTCACCATTGTCGAAAACGTGCCGCAGTGGATGCCGCTCAGCGAACGTGAACGCGCGCGCTTACAGGGCGGGCGACACGCGCCGCGCCTCGGACAATCGGCATTTCTTGGCGAAGCTGTGCGCGATGTGTGCCATAAGTTTCGCATCGAAATTGGCCCGCTTCCCGTTGATACCTATCGGCGTTTTATGCCGGGTGAAAAATATGTCGCTGCGCTACGCGACTGGGTGCGCCAGTATCTGGGCATTGAGTACCAGTGGGCGGTGAAAGTGATTTTGCGCAGTGAAGATGTCGCCGGTGCCACGCTTGGCGGGGCCGGGCGTCTGGGTTACAGCGCCTGGCTTGGCGCTCAGCCCAGGCCGCAAGCGCGAGGAGATTTAGTTTTCAGCCCGGAGGGATAA